TGAACATTAACGCCACCTTCACAGGCACCCATACGCTTTCCACCGACTACATGGATACCAAGGCAGGAGCCTTTGGCATGAATGCGGCCTGGGGCGGGGCAGTCAACAAGATTACCAATGTCAATAACGTGAATATTACCGCCGATGCCAGCGGCAGTGATGATGGCTGGGCTTACGGCATGTATACACGTGATGGTTGGGGGGCTTCTACCCAAAACATCATTGAAAATACAGACAGCGCCATCACGGTGGTCATCACGGCCAAGGCCGGAACCGCCGGGCAGGCCTATGCCATGTATGGCAATGCGGGCGGCATCAATCTTATCCAGGGCGGCAGCCGTGCAGGGGATACACACGGCGACAGTGTCACCCTCAATGGAGATATTGGCGGCTATATCAATACCGTTAATACTGGCAGCGGCGATGACCACATCGAAATCAACGGCAACCTGCGCAGCGGAACAAACACCTTCAACATGGGCGACGGCAACGACCTCTTCACGTTGAACGGCAATATCGCGGGCGGCACAAACAAGATTGTGATGGGCACTGGTGATAGCCACGTAAATATCCACGGAGATGTTACCGGCGGCACCACCAGCATCAGCCTTGGCGCTGGCGACGACGTCGTGACCATTGACGGCCATGTGCAGGGCAAGCTCAGCATCACCGGCGGCGACGGCTATGATCTGCTGGTGCTCAAGGCCGACTCCTACGCCGACTTTATCGCCAAGTACGACACCTGGCTGCAAAACAACCTGAGCTCCATTGACGTTGAAGGAATTCACGTGAGCGTCAACGGCCTGAGCGCCGCTGACCAGGCAGATCTGCACGCTTACCTGAACAGCGGCCATTTCAACGGCTATGACGTCACGTATTCTGACAGCACCGTGCCCTTCTCGGCTGCCATGGCTGACGATTTGCCCGACGGCTACCGCGAGGCGGGGCTTTCACACCACGGCGATCACGACGGCGGTTCCGGGCATTCTGGCGGCGACGCTTCTTCCGTCAGCCAGGACGCGCACTCGGACAACACCGGCGACGATATGACCGTACTGGCGGCGCAGCACCAGATACACTCCGAGTTCGGCGGTTAGAGCAGTTTACGAATGAAATGAGTTAAATGCTCTAGGATTGAAGTTTTTTGTGGGTGGGGCTGGAGCGCTTTGTGGGGGAGGGACCCTTTTGCAAAAGGGTCTCCTCCCCCACGCCCCCACCCCCTAAAACTCTTGTCGTACAAGGTGCTTCCTGGTTGGAAGCGGGGGGCCAGCGGCAGAGTCTTCCAGACATCACACCGTTTCAAGGTGCACCTGCTCTGGGCAGCAACTGCCGCCTTGGCATAATGGGGACCGCCGCTCTGGTATATCCGGGGCGGCGGTTTTTGCGTGCTGGAACATCTTACCTTTGAAAAAAATGCAAGGGCGCAGGTAAACAGCGGTTATGCGGCCACGGCGGGCATCTGCCCCCGTAGCCGCCAGATCCCCTGCAAAACGCGATCGCTCTGCGTGAATATCACGCCTCTCCCCGCTGGGCGCTTGCCCGCGAAGTTGCGTCATGCAATTATGTGACAGCGCGCCTCGTTGCGCCGACACCCTTTTTGCGCCAACACCCTTTTTTCGGAGACGCCATGCCCACAGGCAACATGCTGAAGCCCTGGCCGCTTCTGGCCGGATATATCTGTCTGTCTGGCGGCGCGTTTGCCCTGTGGGTACCCATACTCGGCCTGCTGCCTCTGCCTGTGCTTCCCTGCGCCTTTGTGGCGCGGCGTATAGCCATGGCGCGTCAGGACATTGTGGCCGCAGAGCACGCACGCTGGCAGCTGCGTACGTTCTGGCTGCTTTTTTTACTGCTGGTGACCTTGATGGGACTGTTTGCGGCCGTGGGCATTGTTTTCAGCGAGGCTGCGGTTCTGGACCTCGTGGAGGGCATAGGCGACGCCTACAGCGCCAACCAGATAGACATGGGCGTGGTGCTGGAACGGTTCTGGGCCATTGGCGAAATCCGCTATTTTACCTGGGCGGGCCTGCTTTGGCTGGTTCTGGCGCAGGTGTGGCCTCTCAAGCGCATTCTCCAGGGCATATGGGCGCTGTTTGCGGGATGCGTCCCCACAGGGCCCGGGCGTGGCGTAAAATGTCTTGCCCTTGTTGTGGCCTTTGCCGTGCAGGGGGGCATACTGGCCTTTATACTGGGCACCTAGAGCAGATCAACTTTGAAATGAGAAGCATTTCAAATTTTCATTCAGCCGAAAAATGCGATTCGCGGCTGAATCCACGCCACGTTGTGGCGCGCTGCACGAAAGTGCAGCGTTAGAGCATTTATACTTTCTCAAAGGTAAAATGCTCTAGGCCGGAAGCCCGCTCGTCATGCGGCGCGGGCTTTTGCATCCATTGGCGCTCTGTCGTTGCGGCGCCACACTGTTTCAGTTTGACGAGGTTTCGCGGTGGGCGTCGTCCTTGACCTGCCGCATGTAGTTGTACACGGTGTAAATGGACACGCGCATGGCCTTGGCCAGATACTGCACCATTCCCTTGATGAGAAAAGCCCCTTCTTCATCCATGATGCGCACAAAGTTGAGTTTTTCTTCCCGCGTCATGGTGGCGGGATGCTTGCCCGCCCGCCGTATGGCCGTCTCGATGATGGCGTCGCTGGTTTCGCCAAGGCAGGAGGGGAAGGCCTCGCTCATCTCCTTGCCGGGGGCGTTTTCAAAGCGCAGCAGGGCATGCAGCACACCCTGAAAGCGCTCCAGATCCGTCAGGTCAAAGTGTATGCACACAGCCCCGATGACCTCGCCCTCACTGGTGCGCAAAAAACTGATGGATGACTTGAGCGT
This DNA window, taken from Desulfovibrio sp. 86, encodes the following:
- a CDS encoding helix-turn-helix transcriptional regulator, with product MPKQSRKISPPRPAAAPRRTTRSARIYSQDVEKTHCRMAETQAIFANAKRMAGMVARTLGPFCEVAVHDFSDLEHSIIHIEGSLTGRNVGAPATNMVTKAWRQGGDNVQDIIAYAATTPSGQTLKSSISFLRTSEGEVIGAVCIHFDLTDLERFQGVLHALLRFENAPGKEMSEAFPSCLGETSDAIIETAIRRAGKHPATMTREEKLNFVRIMDEEGAFLIKGMVQYLAKAMRVSIYTVYNYMRQVKDDAHRETSSN